Part of the Sphingomonas sp. Leaf357 genome, AACTCCGCGCCCGGCCGGCGGCATTCTGCAACGCAGCGGGATCGAGCCCGAGCCGCTGCATCTGCTTGGCCAGTTCGATCGGCGTGAACGCCGGCTGCGGAATCGTCCGCGCGCCGCCCGCCTCTGTCATTTCCTTCGCGTTCGCCGTCTGGTGATCGTCGGTCGCGCTGGGCAGCGGCACCAGGATCGCCGGACGCCCGGCACAGGTCAGTTCCGCCAGCGTCGAGGCCCCGGCCCGCGCGATCACCAGATGCGCCCAGGCCAGTTGCTCCGGCATGTCGGGCAGATAGGTCGCCAGTTCCGCCGCGATCGACAGTTCGGCATACTTCGCCCGCGCCGCGTCGATATCCTCGATCCGCGCCTGATGCGTCACCTGCAAGCGCCGCCGGAACGCGACCGGCAGCAGCGAGAGCCCATCGGGCACCACCTGGCTCAGCACGCTCGCGCCCTGACTGCCGCCCGTCACCAGCACGCGGAAAATGCCGTCCTCTTCCAGCAGCGGATAGGGTTGCGAGCGCAGCGCCAGCACCGCATCGCGCACCGGATTGCCGACCAGATGCGCCTTGCCGCGATACTTGTCCTTTAGCCGCGCGACATTGGCGTAGGAGGTCGCGATCGCATCCACCTTGCCAGCGACCAGCCGGTTGACCCGCCCCAGCACCGCATTCTGTTCGTGCACTGCGGTCGGGATGCCGGTCTTGAACGCCGCCAGCAGCGCGGGCAGCGCGGGATATCCGCCGAAGCCGATCACCGCCGCCGGCTTCTGATGCCGGTACAGTTCGATCGCCTGCGCACGGCCCGCCATCATCGCCTTCGCGGCCTTCGCCCAGCCGACAGGCCCGCCCGCCAGCCGACCGGCCGGCAGCACATGCGTCTGCACCTTTTCGAACAGGCCCGGAAAGCGCACGCCCCGATCGTCGCTGATCAGCGAGACGTGATGCCCGCGCCGGCCAAGTTCCGCCGCCAGCGACGCCGCCGGCACCATGTGCCCGCCGGTGCCGCCCGCCGCCAAGACGAAATGCTTCTGACCGGTCACTCCGAGATCCTCATTCGCCGCTCCACCGCGCGATATAGGGTGAGCGCGACACGAACGGGTTTCGCCGCGTGAATGCAAGCAGCAATCCCATGCCGATCGACAGCGCGATCATCGACGATCCGCCATAGGAAATGAACGGCAAGGTCATGCCCTTGCTCGGGGCCATGCCGGTGTTCACGCACATGCTGATCAGCGCCTGTGCCCCGAATTGGGTCGCCAGCCCGGCGGCGGCATACAGGCGGAACTCGTCCTGCTCGTCGAGCAGCTTGACGAACACGCGCACCACGATCGCCAGGAACAGGATCGCGATCACCGCACACGCGACCAGCCCGAATTCTTCGCCGATCACCGAGAAGATGTAATCGGTATGCCCCTCGGGCAAGCGGAACTTCATCGTGCCGCCACCGGGGCCGGTGCCGCGCCACCCGCCATTGGTGATCGTGTTGTACGCCGCATTGGTCTGGAAATTGTCCGATCCGCCCTCTGCGCCCGGGAACAGGAACGCGTCGATCCGCACCCGCGCGGTGTCGTAGAACAGATAGGCCGCGACCAGCCCGACCGGCACGCACCCGATCAACGCCGCCATCGTCCTGACCGGCGTGCCCGAAATCAGCAGCAACGCGATCCACACCGAACAGAACACCACGGTCTGGCCGAAATCGGGCTGCAGCATCAGCAGCATCGCGACGAACGCGGTGAGCGCGCCGGTGATCAGCACCACCGGCAGTTGTTCGTCCTGCGCCCGCATCGACAGCAGCCAGGCGGTGGTCACGATGAAGAACGGCTTCAGGAACTCGGATGGCTGGAGCAGCGAAAGGCCGAAATCGAGCCAGCGCGTGGCACCGTTGCGCGTCACGCCGATGAACGGCACCGCGATCAGCAGCAGCAGGCAGATCACCGTGCCGATCAAAGCCATGCGGCGCGCGGCCGACACCGGCAGCATCGAGGTGACGAACAGCACCGGCAGCGACACGCCAACCCAGCCCAATTGCCACCACAGATAGTAAAGCGGCGCGATGTGATGCTTGTCGCCGGAATAGCGCTGCGCCGCCGACGGGCTCGCCGCGCCGACCGCGACCAGGCCGATCGCGATCAGCAGCAGGGCAAGCAACAGCAGCACCCGGTCGATATCCCAGAACCACATGCCCAGCGCCGAGCGATCGCCACGCCCG contains:
- the murG gene encoding undecaprenyldiphospho-muramoylpentapeptide beta-N-acetylglucosaminyltransferase, giving the protein MTGQKHFVLAAGGTGGHMVPAASLAAELGRRGHHVSLISDDRGVRFPGLFEKVQTHVLPAGRLAGGPVGWAKAAKAMMAGRAQAIELYRHQKPAAVIGFGGYPALPALLAAFKTGIPTAVHEQNAVLGRVNRLVAGKVDAIATSYANVARLKDKYRGKAHLVGNPVRDAVLALRSQPYPLLEEDGIFRVLVTGGSQGASVLSQVVPDGLSLLPVAFRRRLQVTHQARIEDIDAARAKYAELSIAAELATYLPDMPEQLAWAHLVIARAGASTLAELTCAGRPAILVPLPSATDDHQTANAKEMTEAGGARTIPQPAFTPIELAKQMQRLGLDPAALQNAAGRARSCGRPDAARDLADLVESLDAPLGTMPIGVPLPTGKPSFA
- a CDS encoding peptidoglycan glycosyltransferase FtsW, producing the protein MTDMRAQSSTPGSGVWSRMKGRGGRGDRSALGMWFWDIDRVLLLLALLLIAIGLVAVGAASPSAAQRYSGDKHHIAPLYYLWWQLGWVGVSLPVLFVTSMLPVSAARRMALIGTVICLLLLIAVPFIGVTRNGATRWLDFGLSLLQPSEFLKPFFIVTTAWLLSMRAQDEQLPVVLITGALTAFVAMLLMLQPDFGQTVVFCSVWIALLLISGTPVRTMAALIGCVPVGLVAAYLFYDTARVRIDAFLFPGAEGGSDNFQTNAAYNTITNGGWRGTGPGGGTMKFRLPEGHTDYIFSVIGEEFGLVACAVIAILFLAIVVRVFVKLLDEQDEFRLYAAAGLATQFGAQALISMCVNTGMAPSKGMTLPFISYGGSSMIALSIGMGLLLAFTRRNPFVSRSPYIARWSGE